The DNA region tttatgaaaatattattttttatgctaagaatattactttttagttGTGATATTTTACAAAAAGTTCCAAAAACCATGGAATTACATCATCATAAATGAGCTGAATACCAGAAATTAAACATTTGTTTGGCCAAACTGATGGGTACTCctcaaaattataataaaaaatcaaatcattaatACAAAACAAGAACAAATTTTATACATAGTTTCTCCATAAAACTTGTCCCTAtctaatatatatatctcgaaaatatacatatattatgACTTCAATGAATAACAAGAACTAAATTTAATGTTTGTAAAACAAATGTCGAGGTAGTTGTCCATATTGAATTATACTGCAGACCAGTTGACCCATTTTTGTGTTGCCCtttgaaattttagaaaaaaggAAAATAACTTTACTTTTTCACTATGTTTGCTATTTTGGTTCATaaagtttttaaattttgatttgatatataaactttgttttttttgatattttaaccttATTTCATTGAAGTGCTGACGTGACAtcgaaaattaaattattaactaGTTTTATATCATCAATtgaatcaaaataattaaaatttaaaataatattttaaaaatgacttgatttggataattttatgaatttataattataatattgttGATTATTTTGCAGCTTGGGcctattaataatttattagcaTATATATAGCTATCGATCACCTAATCGAGGCGTGAACAAAAATGGTTCCAATTCCATACTGCATCGATCACCTAAAAACGCAGCCCGCCTGGATCATCTTCCTCTCGTCTCTAGCTGTCTTCTCCATCTTCAAGAAGTTCATGCTGGTCCTCCAATGGGTTTTCAGAACCTTTATCAGACCAGAGAAAGACCTAAAATCCTACGGCTCCTGGGCACTGGTCACCGGCTCCACCGATGGAATCGGCCTGGCCTTTGCTTTCAAACTCGCGGAGAAGGGTCTCAACTTGGTACTCGTCAGCAGGGATCCCAACAGGTTGAAACAAATTTCAGGCGAAATCCAGGCGAAATACCCCGAGATTGAGGTCAAGGTTCTTGAGATCGAATTCTCTTCAGATTTAGCTGTTTCCAGGGTTAATGGAGCGTTGAAGGAGATGATCCAGGGTTTGGATATCGGGGTCTTGATCAACAATGTGGGGATTACGTATCCAGGAGCGATGTATTTTCACGAAGTGGGTGAGAATATTTGGATGAATTTGGTTAAGGTTAATGTTTTAGGTACGACCCATGTTACGAAAGCTGTGATACGAGGAATGATCCGCCGGGGGAGAGGCGCCATTGTTAACATTGGTTCAGGTGCCGCCATTGTTGTACCTTCCCATCCTCTTTATGCAATCTATGCTGCCTCAAAAGCGTAAGATCTCCATTACCCATCTCGCCCATATTTACATGCATGTTCTGCTTTCTCAAGTTACTTCATGTTTTCTACATGATGACTTAGGAACCCGTATGCACTCTCTTTCGGTTACTGGTATTTCGGTTAGAAATATAACAATGTATAAATCACCTCCAGTTAGATAAACTATATTGACAAGTATATGTGTGACAAGTTCGTCCGAGAaagttttgataaaaaaaaatcaaaatgttGACTATTTATCAAATGTTCAGCTACTCCACCGACTCGGACGCTTTGACATAGTTTCTTcgtgtttttttattaataataacaacggccaaataacatattaaaatttacattcatCTGAAAACTCAAAAAACCATATGAACCACTTTGCAAAATTAACCACCTTTTAATACCCAGTTTTATTAGAATTTATGCGTAAAACTCCCTGCAAAAGGGACAAATGTACCTTATTTTAAAACAACTCACGACTTTAAAAGAACTTTTGATTTTACATATGATGTTTGATGCTTTTTGATATGTCATCCCTATTTACCCTGAAAACAATTGttgataaaatttacatttttagaCTAATAGAAATCATGAAATAATGTTATATGAAATTATATAACATTATATTCACACGAAGATGAATAAATCAATCCTTGTTAATCACACCACAATTAATTGGCTActgtgaatatatatatatatatatatatatatatatagtaaacCTCATTAAATATGAAATTCAGTTAGGTGAAAAACTGTTTATGCATGCAGTCCAGTCCTGGCTCCATCTGTGTTACAATCACCAAAAGTTAGTTTGCCTtcgatatttttaaaatgaacaGATCGTCTCTCATAAAACGGTCTCACAGTATTTTTTTCGTGAGAGAGAGAaacaattatatttaaattaaaaggtaatattttttcatgagtgagccaaataaaatatttttttcataaaattgactCGTAAGATCGTCTCACGTGAGTTTTTTTTGTGTTTATATATCTAACTGTTATATAACATATGATATGAGCATTGCTAATATACATTTATCCCTTTGCATGCGTCGAATgcttataaaattttaataattattaaaatatgataattttgttattttctatCTAATTATTTTTGTCTGTATTTAATTCAAAAGATTTTTGATAAATCAATAAGATCTCTACGTTATatatagaagttaaaaaattaatttttttttataatatcgtttattaaattaaacatcGTAGTTTTGAACTGGCATGCAGGTACGTAGATCAGTTCTCCAGAAGCTTATACATGGAATACAAGCACCGTGGAATCGACGTTCAGTGCCAGGTATAATTAACTCATAAACTACTGTACGAGTAAAatattctaatatttttaattcaaagaattaaaaaataatttttcttactCTACCCAAAACTTCAAATAATTTTCTGGACAGATTGTGCTAAAAATTACaagataaaatataaaaatatttatgttcttCTTCGGCATAATTTCATGCACTGATGTATCAAATCTCAAAGAAACAATACGGTGACGAGATTTTCGACACCAATTTACAATACCTGGCTGTTTAGATGATTGAATTTTCACATTCTGGTTTTAGTGTATTCAATATAACACAACGGATTGCCAATGGCTTGTAGCTTATTTGACGGCAAAGTTTCAAATTTGGGACGAGTTCTCGCGTTTAGATACATACGCGATCGTAAATAAATGACAAAAATATTAAACAGGTAcctttatatgtctcaaccaaaaTGGCAGCAAGTGTTGCATTTGTGGAGAAACCATCGGTATTTATACCAACTGCACAACATTATGTGGAAGCAGCAATTAGGCGGATAGGGCACGAATCGAGATGCACCCCTTATTGGGCGCATTCCATCCAGTGGTTCTTCGCCTCCATCTTGCCTGATTTTCTTCTCGACACTTGGCGTCTTTCGATTGGAAGACAACGACTTTTGTAGTTAATATAACTTGATCAATTTGTCTTGGTccttattttattgtttacaaCAGGTTGCATCGCTTTAATTTCAATACGATATACTCAtagtttttattgtttattattcgaaatttttatgattcttatatttttgtttttaatgtaatttctacattttttaaaaaaattgtttgatactaaaatattttaacgtgtatGCACGGGTTACATGCCAAATTATGCTAATATATTATCAAGAATCAACCGTTTAGAGAACTGATTTTGGTTCTTTCAAGTAAATGGAAAAAAGTATACATTCTTTGATTTAATAAAAATCGTCATCAAACATATTAtagtaaattaattaataatattctaACTATCATATCTCATATTCTCACTTTTCAAATATTAACTATCTATCTTTATCACTAGctataattatacaaaatttaagatttgtAGGATAGAAAAAAATGAGTATAACGCAGCACATACTTAAGGAATGATAATTAGAATTGTCACGGTCGTCAATTTTTAGTTATATTTGACGACAGCCAACTGTTTACCATGGCTAAGAAATTGTCAATCCAACCCGTTTATTAGGCGGGGTGGGCCAACTTGACAATCTGCTCCATTTTGACAATTTACTACATGCAAGGGAAGCCCATATTCTATATCGGCTCAtacattatcaagatttctatttttcaacaaaatattcGTTAATCCGTTGTCGTTAAACCCTGACGGACGCTGCGTTACGTGCAGTGCAGCTgcttaattttcaaaatttgatcgGTGAGGAACAGTGTTGTGAGGCGGAATCCGATGGTGTGAAGCCATCTTGTGGCAGTGAAAGCACTTTGCCCtttggggatttatttatgGATTTACTCCAAGATCTGTACCTGGAAAACTTCTTGTCATTCCTGGTTTCTGTCTCCTACCACTAATATTCATGCCTTCACCATTACTAGGAGTCAGGTTTCCATTCAAAAAATCTGTTTCTTTTGATTTCAAAGCCCTTTGAACATGACTTAAAGATAATGTAAGAGATTCCGGAAGACACTCAATTCCTCTCGACGCCTTAGCCTACTTTTGTTGCAGCAGAATTGTGTACATTCTCCTTCCATAGATCCAAGAGTCACACGTACGTGCCATTGAATCTCTCAACTTCAATCTTCTTGGTCATGTTTCTTGATCGAATTTCAACATGTCTCTTGTACCAATAGTAGAAACTTGACCCCTTCTTTGATCGATTGGTAGATCATGCAAGATAACTCAATGCACCAAGGAATCAAGAAATTTTTAATCACTCATACAAAGCGgaagaataaaaaataaacgaATGCTAACGATAATATAATTTACGTGGTTCGAACGTAAATGATCGGGAAGAAATATCAATATCACTTTATGGAATCGATTTCTTGTACAACACAATCGCACTCTCTATCCCTCTTGTTTACAAACTTGATCTCAAGATCAATATCAAAACTCTTGATGCCTTGTGTGTGATTTATGCCAGTTGCACTTTTGTGACTTCAGTTTATTGTGTATCTTGCTTGCTATCGTTTCTTGTATGCATTTTGCTTGCCACTCACCATGCACGGACTTTTTCTCATTTAACCGGCTATCACCCTTCCGTCCATGTCACTATTGTGTTTGACATCTGGTTGAGTCAAAACCATGGATTCAGATTTTGTTGGTTGACAATCTATGGTCGTTAATTTGCGGTTATCGTACTGCCCATTGAGGGTATAGTAACTTCTTAGAAAAGCAAAGACAGAGACTCGTTTTCAAGCGGAATCCGAAGATTAGTCTTTCTCGCCTTTCTGCTACCTCAAAAGAGGAAATTTCATGTTCAAAATGTTGATGAAGCAGTCCAATCCTGAATGATCCTTTCCTGCTAAGAGATAGGAGCTCATAATGAGATTAAAAACCGATACTTCCTTGGTCGTGTAGAACATGAATTAGCATTATGTCATTCCTACAAGTGATCCCGGTTTTTCAGTGCACTCATTCCATGAAGCCAGAAAGTTGTGGTGACTAAGATCAAGTGAAGATGCACTtataatttaaacaaaaactttaaCATGATCTCATGATTTAATTCTGTGAGACGATATCTTATTTAAGCtatccataaaaaattattattttttatttcaaaattattatttttagtataaaTATGAGAATGATTGATTAGTCTCagaaataaaaattcgtgaaactGATCTTGTGTTTTTGGTGATGATTTAtttaagagtaggtcttttgtgagacggtctcacgaatctttatctgtgagacgggtcaaccctaccgatattcacaataaaaagtaatactcttagcataaaaagtaataatttttcatgaacgacccaaataagagatctgcctcacaaaatatgactcgtgagaccatctcacacaagtttttgactttatttaattaaatttttgtataatttgGAGGGGAAATGTTTCGATGCGTTTCACAGTATTGTTGAAaggtaataaaatttatttaaatttaaaactcTCCCTGCATCACTCTTAttgataataaataattaaaattgtccAAAATTTTTGTGTAAAGTGGTGACTTATGGtcaaacatttaaataatataatatctagtggaacattttttttttttttggacagcaaaaacttgtaattttatTGAGAAAGATCAAGAGTTACAAGATTTACTAGCCACAGAGGAAACTCGCCATTCTTCCAGACAAAGTATGAGTGGGagcaagaagaaaaatgagcaaTACTGTGGGCCACATTATTAGCCAATCTATTCTCATAAGTAAGACTTGACACTACCGGCTTCTTGACCAGATCTTTGATTAGCGAAGCCCGTAATCCTACATAGCTAATGTCATCCTTAAAGGTCGTGACTGCTTGCACTGCCAATAAGGAATTTGTTGTAACTTGGACATCATGGATATGTTTGTCATATAATAACTTGATACCTGCATGAACTGCCTCTAGTTCTACCATAAGCACTGATATTGGTTTCGAAATTTGTTTCCCAAAGGCCAGGAGTAGTCTACCTTGGTTGTCTCGTAGTGCTCCACCTATACTGTATCGATTCAGGTGTTCATTGAAGCATGCATCAACATTCATCTTTAAATCATTTGCTTCTGGTGGCTTCCATTTGCTGGTCAGAGCTCGCCCTTGAGGAGGACTTTGAGCAGTCGATTTAGCAGCTTGGAATTCGGTTAGAAAGGTATTGCTCCAAGTAATTACCCTTTCATTGAGTAGCCCGTCATTGCCATGTAGGATCTTTAGCCTTTCTTTCCATACTGCCCAGGATAGTATAACAAACTTTTCAAAATTCTTATGGGATAATTGTTCGCTCATCCAACAACACAAGTCCATCGTGCAGGCTCTTTTGAcagattttagcattgagtaATATTCTGT from Primulina tabacum isolate GXHZ01 chromosome 14, ASM2559414v2, whole genome shotgun sequence includes:
- the LOC142524379 gene encoding very-long-chain 3-oxoacyl-CoA reductase-like protein At1g24470 isoform X2, with product MVPIPYCIDHLKTQPAWIIFLSSLAVFSIFKKFMLVLQWVFRTFIRPEKDLKSYGSWALVTGSTDGIGLAFAFKLAEKGLNLVLVSRDPNRLKQISGEIQAKYPEIEVKVLEIEFSSDLAVSRVNGALKEMIQGLDIGVLINNVGITYPGAMYFHEVGENIWMNLVKVNVLGTTHVTKAVIRGMIRRGRGAIVNIGSGAAIVVPSHPLYAIYAASKAYVDQFSRSLYMEYKHRGIDVQCQVPLYVSTKMAASVAFVEKPSVFIPTAQHYVEAAIRRIGHESRCTPYWAHSIQWFFASILPDFLLDTWRLSIGRQRLL
- the LOC142524379 gene encoding very-long-chain 3-oxoacyl-CoA reductase-like protein At1g24470 isoform X1 — encoded protein: MVPIPYCIDHLKTQPAWIIFLSSLAVFSIFKKFMLVLQWVFRTFIRPEKDLKSYGSWALVTGSTDGIGLAFAFKLAEKGLNLVLVSRDPNRLKQISGEIQAKYPEIEVKVLEIEFSSDLAVSRVNGALKEMIQGLDIGVLINNVGITYPGAMYFHEVGENIWMNLVKVNVLGTTHVTKAVIRGMIRRGRGAIVNIGSGAAIVVPSHPLYAIYAASKAFELACRYVDQFSRSLYMEYKHRGIDVQCQVPLYVSTKMAASVAFVEKPSVFIPTAQHYVEAAIRRIGHESRCTPYWAHSIQWFFASILPDFLLDTWRLSIGRQRLL